Sequence from the Asterias amurensis chromosome 14, ASM3211899v1 genome:
CACCAAGCTATTATCATTTTGAATAGTAAAGTTAAGGCGTTATGAAATTATCTTGTTTACAAAAATGATACTCTATCTGAACCTGTTGGGTTCTGTTCTTCAGCTTTTGAGGAGACTGGATAATTTTAGGCTCTAAAGCTAGTCCTATGCTTGTGAAATGGATAAAAACTTCACGGTGACTGTCAGAAAATCGGTTTGGAACAAGCACATTTTccaaacgtcgagaccaaaccggctcttttcagagccaccactcccttaaaagagtttttacccaaggttttacccgcaagtttcctattaatatttatatttatagttgctcttaagcacattttcgtttttttttcaggggttcTGAACAACTGACCTGCAAAACACAGGGGGAACCGTTTGTTGtatcgtaaaaaaaaatgtttgattggttttcaagaggctgtGGGACCGTTAAATTTTGTTTGAGCATTTTTGAACGCATTTCGCGTTGGTTGCTATAATaggtgcgttcatttagcttccctgggttgaccccggtgtgtggcggttttttcccaggacgaacgtgtgcaaataattacccacgttcgttctggacaaaaaacccgccacacactggggtcgacccagggaagctaaacgaacgcaccctttattTACGTGGGTTTATTTAGTCTGGTGCGCACCCTGTATTTTTATGACGTGAGGAAGCTCTTCACGTGCTCCTGATTATACTTATGCAATTTGTCATCACTACCGTATACAAAATGCTGACTCATATCGGCAGAGTACCTAGACGCCGGTGGGTTGCGACCGAGGCTCTCGCAGAGGGAGCGTGTGTAGTGGGCGGCATTGCCACAGCAGAGTCCCACATATTGGACGCCCAACTCCATACACTCCTTCCCGAAGGAGACTATGTCGTCACGAGTGCAAGCGGCGCAGTCCAAGTTGGTAGGGAAGAGTTGCTttcctgtaaataaaaaaggcaTCGAGAGATGATGGGACTTTTTTAATCAATAACGTTTTCGGGGATACCAACAACTGCGAAATCAGTAACATATAAAATGCTATCGTAGAAGGGTTGCAATACGCttcattggccgccatctttgatgtaaaacaatggacAAACGCACGCGTGTACGCGCTACGCACGACTTTCAGCCAATGAAAGCTCTTCACGCGTGaacgttttttttaaagagatggcggccaatgacgTATCTAGCAATACATCTGTTGGggttttcatctttgagagggcaaagctATTTTTACCATGCGAAGGGCACTTACACTGTGGACAATTTTAAAATGCTGTGGGAAGCTTTCGAAGGGCACGAATGCTAACCAGGGCAACATGTGTTAATCCAGAGTGGAATTGCTTCACGACTTACCACTCAATGGATCATTGAGAGCCTGCATGTTTGGGGCGTCTTCGGTTGTACGATAAACAACAGGGAGAGCTGCTAGGGGTACCTGCATGGTTGAAAATACATGACAGTAGTTTAGGAAGCCATTTTTCGTCACCGCTCTTTCAATTTATAGCAACGCCCATTTTACTTGCCTGGAAATTTTCGATATTATAAAGTATTTTGAGTTAGaaccatttcactttgaagcTGAGGttatacaagaaaacaaacaagagtTTATACCCCAAGAATTGGAAGCTGAAAAACATTTTAGATGAATGATACGGTTGCCCAAATTATGTATTCCGTTTGCTGATCATtatacctgtttttttttacacagccaACCCCGGCTGGGTTTTCGGCGATACCTCAAAACGCTTACACCCTTTGAAATAATGTTTGACATATTaatttaatgggagacttttgggacgcttggtggcagcagacttaccaggtaaattccattgttgtcggtcatgtgcgcacgctcagaactacgtaaacagaggaaatttacctggtaagtctgctgccacctagcgtcccaaagtctcccattgtttaaACATACGATTAAAACAGtcgaacggttaaaaaaaaaggagggcCTATACTTTGCCGTTAACAAAAGAAATACTAGTTTGTGCATTGTAATAAAGTAACACCGTCTATACTGAAATGCGAATCTTTCCCGTTTCATGTTACATTCATTAAGGAGAGCCTTCTCCTTAATATGTCAAGGTTAATTATATGAcagcatgagaaaaaaaaatacaccgtACAGCTTACGAATGCACACTTACGTCATGAAAACATAATATTCATGTTACATATAAATGGTATTCGGTGGTtctcttcattaaaaaaaggggCGTTAACAAGTAACTATAGTAACGTCGTTCAGTTGATTTTCGAATGCAGTACATTTAAAACAGCTACAGACAATACCCAACAACTACGGGTATTAATTTTGATGGTGTTGCCATGGTATTGAAATTTGAGATGTAACATGCTCTCGTCTCCTCTCCGAGGAGTACATATTGATAACTTCAATTTACACCTACAATTATTCCTTCTTATGTGTACCTTCAAAACACTTTTCAGCTCTTTCAACAGGGGTAAGGTGGTGGCCGGGCCACGGGCGCAGTTCAGACCCAGAACATCCGCTCCGGCAGACTCGAGGAGTTGGAACGCTGCACACATTTCTACGCCGTCTAATGTTGCCAATTTACCGTCCACCGTGGTGCTCTGATAGATCGACATTGTGATTACAGCTGGGAGCCCTATATGGATAAAGGCACAAAACTACATCATTTGATGACTGTTTGAATTCgtgaaataatttgttgttaacttttaaataaacatttatgtAAAGTTGTACCCATGTACACAGGTGTGTCTACAAGAGCGTTTTTAACATGTAgataaatttgatttatttttttacatcacCTCGACCATACGCCTTAATAGCTTCAAGGGCTAGCATCGCTTCACCCACATCACCGAAAGTCTCACCAACGATGAAATCTGCTCCAGCTTCAACAGCCCATTCAATTTGCTCCTGGGAAAAGAAAACGATGtcactgctttaaaaaaatactgccTATAAAACTTCCCCGTTGTTTTGCAACTGTTTTAAACCCAATGTAACTATCATTTCATCTGGTCAGTTAGTGTGACCAGTTGTTGTTTAAAAGTTGCAAGATGGAGATACACTTTTAACCGTTGCAGTAAGACCACGTGCAGGTTGAGtgggattttaaactttgcgtgGTGGAGATACAAGTAAGGTTTATACTGTGGAAACATCATCATCGGTCGATTATGTACCACGCGTACAAAAAATATATTCGTTTTCATTGTTTCACTTAGCTTACCTCTGGCGTGAGGATAACTGGTTACTCATGCTACTTTAATTGTTctttagacttgtggacaagtcgttaaacgTCTGTCGCTGTGATAGTGAAACGTAAGGTGCTATAGCGACGAGACTTCATTGCGAGACTATACTCCCACGAGCAGATAGTCTCGCGCCGAGCAGCAGCAGATTCGTCGCGAGATGAGACAGTTGCGGGAGAGCCGTTTCGCcctcaccgcgacagacatttcaACGGCTCGTCCAAGAGTCTATTCTTACCTTAAACTGATCATCAATTCCTTTCTTGCAGCCCGGGTCGTCTGAATCATACATGGTAGTGTTGCATATATTGCCAGCCATCATCGTGCCGGTCTGATCAGCAACCTCCCTAGCAATACGTAGGGCTGCTCGGTTGATACGTTCGATGTCATCCTCGCGGCCGATCAACGCCATCTTTTCCCGGTGAGCATAATACTGCGGGAAAACCAACActaattgttattttaattcCATATACAGTACACTCTCAAAAATATCCGTCACGGACTACAAATCAAAGGGGTGGAAGCGGGCGGGTGGGTTGGCATCTACTGTTCTGGCAGGAGATTCTGCTAGTTGGCTATAGCTTAGAGAGTCGCAGTCACTGACCAGTCAGAGACACTGGCTTATTGGTCAATTTGTATCGATCACTTATAATTTATGTTATTCACCGTAAAAGCCAGGACGACATCACTACCGGCGTGTACGAACTCCTCGTACTGCTGGCGGACGAGCTCCGGGTGCTCCAAGACGACCTCCGGGACAAACGCTCCGGCCTTCAGGTAACCTCGCCTCTCGAATGCAAAGAGGTATCCCTCGGCACATACCACACTCTCACCATTACGCAAGCGATCCAATAAACCTGAGATGCACCATAGCACGGaggaaacaaatatttatgtgAACATATAATTGCGTATGTATGTTCGatgccactggacacctttggtaattgtcaaagcccagtcttctcattcGGTGTCTCAACATATGTTGCGTAAaaaatcaaacctgtgaaaatttgaactcaacggtcgtcaaatttgcgagagaatagtggaagTAAAAGCATCCTCTTGTCAcacaggttgtgtgctttcagatgcttgaattcagtCGATAtcctcagccgaggtctcgaattcaattcaaacactAAAATTGAGAAATAACTTATTTCTCCAAAATTACGTTATcttagagggagcagtttctcacaatgttttatctatcaacagctccacattgctgattaccaagtaagtgtttacgctgacaactattttgagtcgttaccaatagtatccactgcctttaaagccactaTTGTTTTTCACACTTGAATTCACAACAAGTAACGCACTCACCACACTCGTTTTAAAGAGTGTTGAATTCTACAGTATTGTATTTTTCAGAGCGTCGGGCCTGTCCCAGTGGATCATACACTTCAAGGTCATACCAGTGGCAGGGTATACATTCACCCTGAAAATACCGGGCCTTCTTTTTGCTGAGTTTACTCATAGAGCAAGGGCTGGGGTGGATTTACACAAagatcgtcctaacttaggactagtcctaggcaatgctaagagataggaccagtcctaagttaggatgagtttaatactggtcctaacttaggaccagtcctatctcttagcattgcctaagactagtcctaagttaggactacctttgtgaaatccacccctggtttaCTTATGCCAATATATTTATAACAATTCTGTAACCTCGCTGAAGTGAACCATAATCTTCATAGCTTACCACTGTGGTGCTGTAGAGAACTCATTCTGCGATGACTTGTCACGGCCTACTA
This genomic interval carries:
- the LOC139946702 gene encoding betaine--homocysteine S-methyltransferase 1-like; this translates as MSSLQHHSGLLDRLRNGESVVCAEGYLFAFERRGYLKAGAFVPEVVLEHPELVRQQYEEFVHAGSDVVLAFTYYAHREKMALIGREDDIERINRAALRIAREVADQTGTMMAGNICNTTMYDSDDPGCKKGIDDQFKEQIEWAVEAGADFIVGETFGDVGEAMLALEAIKAYGRGLPAVITMSIYQSTTVDGKLATLDGVEMCAAFQLLESAGADVLGLNCARGPATTLPLLKELKSVLKVPLAALPVVYRTTEDAPNMQALNDPLSGKQLFPTNLDCAACTRDDIVSFGKECMELGVQYVGLCCGNAAHYTRSLCESLGRNPPASRYSADMSQHFVYGSDDKLHKYNQEHVKSFLTS